From Candidatus Omnitrophota bacterium:
CGGAAAGAAGTTGTTCAATGATCCGCGCCTTTCCGCAGACAACACACTTAGTTGCGCGAGCTGCCATTCCCTGTCCAAGGGGGGCACGGACCAGCTTCGAAGCTCGACAGGAGTTGGCGGGGCGGTCGGCCCCATTAATTCACCCACAGTGTTCAATTCAGGATTTCAGTTCAAGCAGTTCTGGGATGGCCGGGCTGCGGACTTAGAGGAGCAGGCAGACGGCCCGGTCCACAATCCTATTGAGATGGGCACCAATTGGAAAGAGGTCCTGGCCAAACTGAACCAGGACGAAGCTTTTGTGCAGGAGTTCACGGCTGTGTATTTGGACGGACTCAAGGGCCCGAATATTCAGGATGCAATAGCGGAGTTTGAGCGCTCCTTAGTGACTTTGAACTCCGATTTTGACCAGTACCTTATGGGCAAGAAGGATGTCTTATCTTCGAGGGAACTGGAAGGCTTTCACTTGTTTAAGGCGAAGGGTTGTACCTCTTGTCATATGGGTGTCTTGGCCGGGGGACAGTCCTTTGAGAAGTTCGGGGTGCGTGAGAATTACTTTGCGGACCGCGGCAATATTACCGAGGCGGATTACGGGCGCTATAACGTGACCAAGAAAGAAGAAGACCGGTTCAAGTTCAAAGTGCCCACGCTCCGGAATATCGAAGTGACCTATCCCTATTTCCACGACGGCTCCACCAGTGATCTCAAAGATGCGGTCTTTGTGATGGGCAGGTATCAGACTGTGGCCGGGTTGACGGGGGAGGAGTCCGGAAAGATTGCGGAATTCCTGAGAACTCTGACCGGAGAGTACCAGGGCAAGAAGCTTCAGTAGTCCTAAGTCCCTCCTGTATAGTGAGTTATCTATGCAGGAGGGATTTTTTATGCGCGCTTGACATACCCCCGTAGGGTATATATACTTTGGAGCATAGGAGAAGGCTATGGCCCACCAACATCCTGATCATACGGCTCATCTGAAGCGGCTCAACCGGATCGAAGGACAAGTCCGGGGTATTGCCAAGATGGTGGAAGATCGCCGGTATTGCATCGAGATCCTGGACCAGATTTCTGCGGCCAAAAGCGCCTTGGACCGGGTGGCCTTGGATTTGATGCACACGCACATTGACCATTGTGTGAGTGATGCGATTCGCGGAAGCGGTGGCCAGGAAATGACCCAAGAGCTCATGGTGTCCTTAAAGAGGTTCGTCAAATGATGCGGCGTTTTCTCCTAATAGCCTTGGTTATGA
This genomic window contains:
- a CDS encoding heme-binding domain-containing protein produces the protein MKKVFSAIVVLAFLGLLLPLSNFFWSPPSDTALSAAAKGDVQHLQVAKILEQKCGICHGLEGVLPFYARLPGARQLIERDMEEGAEYFDLLKSFVPKQNQAVGQVALAKLESVVEDGSMPPLQYLAMHWNHGLSVAEKQLMLGWIKGVRAENYASPNVDEEFKGEVIQPLYMPKGLNKQKIALGKKLFNDPRLSADNTLSCASCHSLSKGGTDQLRSSTGVGGAVGPINSPTVFNSGFQFKQFWDGRAADLEEQADGPVHNPIEMGTNWKEVLAKLNQDEAFVQEFTAVYLDGLKGPNIQDAIAEFERSLVTLNSDFDQYLMGKKDVLSSRELEGFHLFKAKGCTSCHMGVLAGGQSFEKFGVRENYFADRGNITEADYGRYNVTKKEEDRFKFKVPTLRNIEVTYPYFHDGSTSDLKDAVFVMGRYQTVAGLTGEESGKIAEFLRTLTGEYQGKKLQ
- a CDS encoding metal-sensitive transcriptional regulator, which codes for MAHQHPDHTAHLKRLNRIEGQVRGIAKMVEDRRYCIEILDQISAAKSALDRVALDLMHTHIDHCVSDAIRGSGGQEMTQELMVSLKRFVK